The genomic interval ACAGTGGTTCCCAATACCAGGCACTTTGAATCCCTGCCAGAGATCAATGGCATAACACCGGCAGTGATATACTCAGATGTCGATGATCTCAAAGAAAAGCTAATCAGGCTGATCGAGGACGAAGATTACAGAAAGGGAGTGTTGAAGGCGGCAGAGGAGTACGTTGAGGAGAACAGAAGTGATAAAATAGCGGCGGAGTTCGTAAAGCTGTTTGAAGATCTCACTCAATCCTGTTAGAGTCGAGCAATGACACTAGCTCACTCACATCGATCTCCCCTATCCCCACCGCCGAATCTGCAGCTCCGTACGAGATGAGAAGGGCGTCATCAACAAGCTGGGCTCCACACGGAAACACCACGAAAGGTCTGTCGCCGTAGATCTCGTAGTTTTCCTTGGGCTCCATGATGTAGTGGGGCGTAATGGCCGTGATGTTTTCGTCGTCCATGAGCACGGCAAAGACCTTGTAGCTTTTTGTTTCAGAATCCACGGCATGGAGCAGCAGAAGATATTCACCTCCCACTTTAACGGGAGGGGTTCCCCAGCCTATCTTCTCCTCGAACTCAGCCGGCTCCATCACAAGAACGGTGTTCTGTACGCTTATATCTGAAAAGCCGTCTGGCAGGGACTCGACATCGCTTATCGCAAGGCAGAACTTCTCTTCAGTCTGGTTTTTTACATGGGGCCTGTGGAAGAGCTTGAGTCCACCCTTGGTTTCAACGAGAAAGGCATCCTTATCACTTACTTCAAAATTCCTCAGCTCTGGGGGCATTCTGAAAACGCAAAGCTTTTTCCAGCCATCCCTCTCTCGGACTGCCGTAACGGGGAGAGTTCTTTCCATCCTAACATGGGAGTCGAAGTAGTTGACAGTCCTTCCACAGTACGTCATGTACATCTTACCATCAATTTCGTAAACTCTCGGGTCCTCAACACCCCATATGTCGAACTTGTTATCCGGATACACAACAATCTCCGCAGCGTAGTGCTCATGGCAATAGCAGTAAATATCCTCCAAATTCATCCCTATCTCCGCTACAGCACTCGCATACGTGAAGTATCCCAGAACTATCCTCCCGTAAATTTTTATTTCATCACCATCAACTACCATCGAGGCATTGAAAATTGAAACGGGATCTGACGGAAATCCTTTTATGTGAACTCGCTTTGCGGTGATTACCGTCTTTCTCCTGACAATATCTACGGTTTTTTTCTCCCTTATAGCAGAGACCATATCAGAATTGCACATGGGTCTGAACATGCGTGAAGCTCGCACCACTTCCTTTATATCCCTTACTGAAGCAAAATTAAGTTATGAGCCTCAGTGCAGACCATCCCCACATGAAAGTGCTCATACTCGCTGGAGGAGACGGAACGAGTTTGTTTCCACTCAGCAGGGAGCAGCATCCAAAGCAGTTCCTCAGGTTCAATGCCCACTCTCTTTTTCAGATGACTGTCAAAAGGGCTCTCGAGATAGCTCCACCTGAGGACATCCATGTGGTGACGAGCAGGAATCAGAAGTTCATGGTGTTTGATCAGCTTTCCGAAATTGGCGTTGAGGCAGAGGTCATCGTGGAGCCAGAGCAGAGGGGCACACTTCCCGCTGTTTACTTTGGATTGAAAGAGGTCGCTCCATCAAAAGTGGCAATATTTCCATCGGACCACGTTGTAAATGGAGAGTATATCGAAGCCCTCGAGAGAGCAGAAAAGCTTTCCAGCGATTATCTTGTGGCCCTCGGTGTTAGAGCCAGAAAGCCCCATCCAAAATACGGCTACATAAAGCCCGGCGAAAAACTGAACGGAGGGTATAAAATAGATAAATTCGTAGAAAAACCAGAAAACGCAGATGAACTGTATTCCATGGGCTATATCTGGAATACCGGAATATATGTTTTTGATTCTGGGATTTTTTTTGATGAATGTGAAAAATTCTCCCCAGATATCGCTGAAACGCTTGAAAATGAGGATTACGAGAAAGTGCCCAGGGCGTCGCTTGAGAGGTGCATAATGGAGAAGACCGAGAGGGGGGCCGTTGTGCTGGCAGACTTCTTTTGGAATGATGTAAGTTGCTTTGATGACATTTACGAGCTAATTGAAAAGGATGAGCATGGCAACGCCGTGAGGGGTGAGTGCATAGGCGTAGATTCAGAAAACAACATCGTAATTGGAGATAGGCTCATTGCAACAATCGGACTGAGGGACGTGGTGGTCGTGGACACGAGAGACGCAACACTCGTATGCCCACGCTGCGAGGCTGAGAGGGTCGAGGAGATTGTTGAAACACTGAAGAGTAGGGGGGATGAAAGAGTCGAGTTCCACACAACGGTCTGCAGGCCATGGGGGTCATATACTGTACTGGAGGAGGGACCTCTCTACAAAATAAAGCATATAACAGTTAAACCCGGTAAGAGACTGAGTCTTCAGATGCATTACCACCGAAGTGAGCACTGGGTCGTCGTGAGGGGGACTGCGAAGGCTACGGTTGGGGAGAAGAGCTTCATACTCAGGAGTGGCGAGAGCACTTTTGTTCCGGCAGGAATGAAACACAGACTCGAAAATCCCGCCTTGCTACCACTGGACGTCATAGAAGTTCAGATAGGCGAATATCTTGGAGAAGACGACATAGTCAGATTTGATGATGACTTCGGGAGGAGCTGACCGATGGCTGCAACTTCTTCCACTGTGTGTTCCACAACAATTGTGCCTCCTTATTATTTAGCCACTATTACACCTTAAGCGGACGCATCCCCGCTGTTAAAGTTATAGTTTCGTATATATTCTTTTTCAGAGGGCTGCTCTGACCCAGCCCGATGACACCAACCGAAGCCGATGAAGCCGTCGTGAGACGGATGCGAGCCGGTTCTCCTATGGAGAACCCTCGCTCTTTAGAGCGGGGAGGGGGTCAGTTTATGGGTGGCAGTTCATCCCTCTACCCCTTCTTTGGCAAGCTCTATGAGTCGTGCACCCCCAGCGTGCGCAATCTCTTTGGCGAGCTCTTCAGCCATTTTCAGCTTGTGTTCTCTCTCGGTCGTGGTGGGTATGAGCACTTCCCTTCGTGTGTGCTCTCTTCCATCTATAGAGAGCACCTCGGCGCTCAGCCTGATACCCTCTGGCTGGCTCTGGGCGAGCACACCCATGGGCACTAGGCACCCTCCACCCAGCACCTCCATCACCCTTCGCTCCAGCTCGGTCTCTGTGTGCGTAATGGGGTGGTCGATGCGGGTGAGCAGCTCGTGGGCATCGGAGTGCTGCATGCACACGCACGCTATCACTCCCTGATTGCACGAGGGCAGGAAGTGCTCACACGGGAGCACCTCCCTCTCGATGCTCCACCCCATGCGGATGAGCCCCGCCTCTGCGAGCATGATGCCATCGCACACACCCTCCTCGAGCTTTCTCAGGCGTGTGGTGATGTTTCCCCGCATTGGGATGACTGAGAGCTGGGGATGAGCCCTTCTCAGCTGAGCCACCCTCCTGAGGGAGGAGGTTCCGATGACCGCTCCAGGTGGGAGTCTGCTCAGGGGTGTGCCATCCCTCGTGATTAGGCAGTCATAAGGCGACTCCCTCTCGAGCACGGCAGCGGTGATGAGCCCCTCTGGCCGAATCGTCGGGATGTCCTTCATGCTGTGCACTGCGAGGTCTATCTCTCCTCGAAGGAGGGCTTCGTCGAGCTCTCGGACGAACACTCCCACACCCTTCATGGCGTGCAGCGCCCTGTCTCTCACGATATCTCCAGTGGTCTTGATGACCACCTGCTCGAGCTCAAGCTCGGCATCGAGGCGCATGAGCTGCTCCATCACCTTCTTCGTCTGGGCCAGAGCGAGGGCACTACCCCTCGTGCCTATCCTGAGATGCATGCCCCCCCATAGGTGAGCATGAGTATATGGGCTTTGGGGCTATGCGCTTGCTGGTGAAAAATGGCTCTTTATGGCAGCCTCCACCACGATTTGCTCTGATGTGAGGGGCACCACGACAACGAGCACATGTGGGTGTGTGGGAAGGCTTTGCACACTGGGATAGTATTTGTCCCGCCGGCTCATCCACATACACCACCTCAAAATGTTTATATTACACACTGTG from Methermicoccus shengliensis DSM 18856 carries:
- a CDS encoding glycoside hydrolase family 130 protein: MFRPMCNSDMVSAIREKKTVDIVRRKTVITAKRVHIKGFPSDPVSIFNASMVVDGDEIKIYGRIVLGYFTYASAVAEIGMNLEDIYCYCHEHYAAEIVVYPDNKFDIWGVEDPRVYEIDGKMYMTYCGRTVNYFDSHVRMERTLPVTAVRERDGWKKLCVFRMPPELRNFEVSDKDAFLVETKGGLKLFHRPHVKNQTEEKFCLAISDVESLPDGFSDISVQNTVLVMEPAEFEEKIGWGTPPVKVGGEYLLLLHAVDSETKSYKVFAVLMDDENITAITPHYIMEPKENYEIYGDRPFVVFPCGAQLVDDALLISYGAADSAVGIGEIDVSELVSLLDSNRIE
- a CDS encoding mannose-1-phosphate guanylyltransferase/mannose-6-phosphate isomerase produces the protein MSLSADHPHMKVLILAGGDGTSLFPLSREQHPKQFLRFNAHSLFQMTVKRALEIAPPEDIHVVTSRNQKFMVFDQLSEIGVEAEVIVEPEQRGTLPAVYFGLKEVAPSKVAIFPSDHVVNGEYIEALERAEKLSSDYLVALGVRARKPHPKYGYIKPGEKLNGGYKIDKFVEKPENADELYSMGYIWNTGIYVFDSGIFFDECEKFSPDIAETLENEDYEKVPRASLERCIMEKTERGAVVLADFFWNDVSCFDDIYELIEKDEHGNAVRGECIGVDSENNIVIGDRLIATIGLRDVVVVDTRDATLVCPRCEAERVEEIVETLKSRGDERVEFHTTVCRPWGSYTVLEEGPLYKIKHITVKPGKRLSLQMHYHRSEHWVVVRGTAKATVGEKSFILRSGESTFVPAGMKHRLENPALLPLDVIEVQIGEYLGEDDIVRFDDDFGRS
- the hemC gene encoding hydroxymethylbilane synthase; translated protein: MHLRIGTRGSALALAQTKKVMEQLMRLDAELELEQVVIKTTGDIVRDRALHAMKGVGVFVRELDEALLRGEIDLAVHSMKDIPTIRPEGLITAAVLERESPYDCLITRDGTPLSRLPPGAVIGTSSLRRVAQLRRAHPQLSVIPMRGNITTRLRKLEEGVCDGIMLAEAGLIRMGWSIEREVLPCEHFLPSCNQGVIACVCMQHSDAHELLTRIDHPITHTETELERRVMEVLGGGCLVPMGVLAQSQPEGIRLSAEVLSIDGREHTRREVLIPTTTEREHKLKMAEELAKEIAHAGGARLIELAKEGVEG